One Amphiprion ocellaris isolate individual 3 ecotype Okinawa chromosome 5, ASM2253959v1, whole genome shotgun sequence genomic region harbors:
- the rbbp5 gene encoding retinoblastoma-binding protein 5 isoform X2, whose protein sequence is MNLELLESFGQNYPEEADGTLDCISMALTCTFNRWGTLLAVGCNDGRIVIWDFLTRGIAKIISAHIHPVCSLCWSRDGHKLVSASTDNIVSQWDVLSGDCDQRFRFPSPILKLQCHPRDMDKVLVCPMKSAPVLLTLSDSKHVVLPVDDDSDLNVVAAFDRRGEYIYTGNAKGKILVLNTNTQELVASFRVTTGTSNTTAIKSIEFARKGSCFLINTADRIIRVYDGREILTCGRDGEPEPMQKLQDLVNRTPWKRCCFSGDGEYIVAGSARQHALYIWEKSIGNLVKILHGTRGELLLDVAWHPVRPIIASISSGVVSIWAQNQVENWSAFAPDFKELDENVEYEERESEFDIEDEDKSEPEQTGADAAEDEEVDVTTVDPIVAFCSSDEELEDYKALLYLPIAPEVEDPEENPFGPPPDASVQAATPDEALAGGDKKQRQPSSEGGPAKKKARTTTIELQGVPSDEVHPLLGVKGDGKSKKKTAGRPKGSKGGLVSQSYKQHDIGGMD, encoded by the exons ATGAACCTGGAGCTGCTCG AATCATTCGGGCAGAACTATCCAGAG GAGGCAGATGGCACTCTGGACTGCATCAGCATGGCCCTCACCTGCACCTTCAACCGCTGGGGAACCCTGCTGGCTGTCGGCTGCAACGACGGTCGCATCGTCATCTGGGACTTCCTGACGCGAGGCATCGCCAAAATCATCAGCGCTCACATCCACCCGGTCTGCTCCTTATG ctggAGTCGAGACGGACACAAGCTGGTCAGCGCCTCCACAGACAACATCGTGTCTCAGTGGGACGTCCTGAGCGGAGACTGTGACCAGAGGTTCCGCTTCCCGTCGCCCATCCTCAAGCTGCAGTGTCACCCCAGAGACAT GGACAAAGTTCTGGTTTGTCCCATGAAGTCGGCTCCGGTTCTGCTGACGCTGTCCGACTCCAAACACGTCGTCCTGCCGGTGGACGATGACTCGGACCTGAACGTGGTGGCGGCCTTCGACCGGCGGGGCGAGTACATCTACACCGGCAACGCCAAGGGAAAG attctggtgctgaacacaaacactcagGAGCTGGTGGCTTCGTTCAGAGTCACGACCGGAACCAGCAACACCACCGCCATCAAGTCCATCGAGTTCGCACGCAAAGGGAG ctgcttcctCATAAACACAGCAGATCGCATCATCAGGGTTTACGACGGCAGAGAGATTCTGACCTGTGGGCGGGACGGAGAGCCAGAACCGATGCAGAAACTCCAGGACCTGGTCAACAG GACTCCGTGGAAACGCTGCTGCTTCTCTGGAGACGGCGAGTACATCGTAGCCGGTTCGGCCCGGCAGCACGCCCTCTACATCTGGGAGAAGAGCATCGGCAACCTGGTGAAGATCCTCCATGGGACCAGAGGAGAACTGCTGCTGGACGTGGCT TGGCATCCGGTCCGTCCGATCATCGCCTCCATCTCCAGCGGCGTGGTGTCCATCTGGGCTCAGAACCAAGTG GAAAATTGGAGCGCTTTTGCTCCGGACTTCAAAGAGTTGGACGAGAACGTTGAGTACGAAGAGCGAGAGTCTGAGTTTGACATCGAGGATGAGGACAAGAGTGAACCTGAGCAGACAG GCGCCGACGCTGCCGAGGATGAAGAGGTGGATGTGACCACCGTTGATCCCATCGTGGCTTTTTGTAGCag TGATGAGGAGCTGGAGGACTATAAGGCCCTGCTGTACCTGCCCATCGCCCCTGAGGTCGAGGATCCAGAGGAGAACCCCTTCGGTCCTCCGCCGGATGCCTCAGTTCAGGCCGCCACTCCAGACGAGGCGCTGGCCGGCGGGGACAAGAAGCAGCGACAGCCTTCGTCTGAGGGAGGTCCGGCCAAGAAGAAGGCTCGGACCACCACCATCGAGCTGCAGGGGGTTCCCAGCGACG AGGTTCACCCCCTGCTGGGTGTCAAGGGTGACGGCAAGTCAAAGAAGAAGACCGCCGGTCGGCCCAAAGGCTCCAAAG GAGGTTTGGTGTCGCAGTCGTACAAACAGCACGACATCGGAGGGATGGACTGA
- the rbbp5 gene encoding retinoblastoma-binding protein 5 isoform X1: MNLELLESFGQNYPEEADGTLDCISMALTCTFNRWGTLLAVGCNDGRIVIWDFLTRGIAKIISAHIHPVCSLCWSRDGHKLVSASTDNIVSQWDVLSGDCDQRFRFPSPILKLQCHPRDMDKVLVCPMKSAPVLLTLSDSKHVVLPVDDDSDLNVVAAFDRRGEYIYTGNAKGKILVLNTNTQELVASFRVTTGTSNTTAIKSIEFARKGSCFLINTADRIIRVYDGREILTCGRDGEPEPMQKLQDLVNRTPWKRCCFSGDGEYIVAGSARQHALYIWEKSIGNLVKILHGTRGELLLDVAWHPVRPIIASISSGVVSIWAQNQVENWSAFAPDFKELDENVEYEERESEFDIEDEDKSEPEQTGADAAEDEEVDVTTVDPIVAFCSSDEELEDYKALLYLPIAPEVEDPEENPFGPPPDASVQAATPDEALAGGDKKQRQPSSEGGPAKKKARTTTIELQGVPSDEVHPLLGVKGDGKSKKKTAGRPKGSKGKDKDFPFRPKPYRGDRPSFPVVPEVLGGSGPGGGGGGGGMKGRAEGALASGGLVSQSYKQHDIGGMD; this comes from the exons ATGAACCTGGAGCTGCTCG AATCATTCGGGCAGAACTATCCAGAG GAGGCAGATGGCACTCTGGACTGCATCAGCATGGCCCTCACCTGCACCTTCAACCGCTGGGGAACCCTGCTGGCTGTCGGCTGCAACGACGGTCGCATCGTCATCTGGGACTTCCTGACGCGAGGCATCGCCAAAATCATCAGCGCTCACATCCACCCGGTCTGCTCCTTATG ctggAGTCGAGACGGACACAAGCTGGTCAGCGCCTCCACAGACAACATCGTGTCTCAGTGGGACGTCCTGAGCGGAGACTGTGACCAGAGGTTCCGCTTCCCGTCGCCCATCCTCAAGCTGCAGTGTCACCCCAGAGACAT GGACAAAGTTCTGGTTTGTCCCATGAAGTCGGCTCCGGTTCTGCTGACGCTGTCCGACTCCAAACACGTCGTCCTGCCGGTGGACGATGACTCGGACCTGAACGTGGTGGCGGCCTTCGACCGGCGGGGCGAGTACATCTACACCGGCAACGCCAAGGGAAAG attctggtgctgaacacaaacactcagGAGCTGGTGGCTTCGTTCAGAGTCACGACCGGAACCAGCAACACCACCGCCATCAAGTCCATCGAGTTCGCACGCAAAGGGAG ctgcttcctCATAAACACAGCAGATCGCATCATCAGGGTTTACGACGGCAGAGAGATTCTGACCTGTGGGCGGGACGGAGAGCCAGAACCGATGCAGAAACTCCAGGACCTGGTCAACAG GACTCCGTGGAAACGCTGCTGCTTCTCTGGAGACGGCGAGTACATCGTAGCCGGTTCGGCCCGGCAGCACGCCCTCTACATCTGGGAGAAGAGCATCGGCAACCTGGTGAAGATCCTCCATGGGACCAGAGGAGAACTGCTGCTGGACGTGGCT TGGCATCCGGTCCGTCCGATCATCGCCTCCATCTCCAGCGGCGTGGTGTCCATCTGGGCTCAGAACCAAGTG GAAAATTGGAGCGCTTTTGCTCCGGACTTCAAAGAGTTGGACGAGAACGTTGAGTACGAAGAGCGAGAGTCTGAGTTTGACATCGAGGATGAGGACAAGAGTGAACCTGAGCAGACAG GCGCCGACGCTGCCGAGGATGAAGAGGTGGATGTGACCACCGTTGATCCCATCGTGGCTTTTTGTAGCag TGATGAGGAGCTGGAGGACTATAAGGCCCTGCTGTACCTGCCCATCGCCCCTGAGGTCGAGGATCCAGAGGAGAACCCCTTCGGTCCTCCGCCGGATGCCTCAGTTCAGGCCGCCACTCCAGACGAGGCGCTGGCCGGCGGGGACAAGAAGCAGCGACAGCCTTCGTCTGAGGGAGGTCCGGCCAAGAAGAAGGCTCGGACCACCACCATCGAGCTGCAGGGGGTTCCCAGCGACG AGGTTCACCCCCTGCTGGGTGTCAAGGGTGACGGCAAGTCAAAGAAGAAGACCGCCGGTCGGCCCAAAGGCTCCAAAGGTAAAGACAAAGACTTCCCCTTCAGGCCCAAGCCCTACAGGGGCGACCGGCCCTCCTTCCCGGTGGTACCCGAGGTTCTAGGCGGCTCAGgcccaggaggaggaggaggaggaggagggatgaagGGCAGGGCAGAGGGGGCCCTGGCCTCAG GAGGTTTGGTGTCGCAGTCGTACAAACAGCACGACATCGGAGGGATGGACTGA